The DNA region aaatcctacattactaataaattttttttacaagagttagaaataaaaaacaaaattcacTAAATCCTACATTACTAGTTCATTCCCAGCTTGCGGCGCAGATCATCGATCATCCacttgaggtattcggctttggccgggtcctggcactgcatgagggcgtggtgcgtgtccaacaacgtcctccggttggcggccgccACCAACTCCATGTCTGACAGCCCTTACGAATCCGTACtaaaatcgggatcgtactgggtgttggaGTCAAAGGGCCGGTATTCAGAGTCTGCacccggccaccgtgcaccACCACTGAACATCAAACTATTCAGACTTGGGTAATTACCGGGATTCATTTTATATAAGTGAAATAGAGAATGATGAATGAAAGAGTGAAATGTTGAAGAGTGAAAGGAATGGTGgtgtatatataaaaattttgaagaattaaaaaaaataaaataaggaaaacgtgttgcatcgtccgcggtatcgttCGCCTCGCCCGCAGTGGGacggacgataccgcggacgatgcatggTTGAAGCCCTATCGTATGCGGATGaagcatagggcgcggacgatggatgtgccatcgtccgcatggctacagtggcggacgatagtccacccgatgcatcgggcggactATCGTCATCCCCACCGTGGATGCCCTTAGGTCTTTGTTTGTTTTGTGAGGTTTGTGGGGTGTTTGTAATAGCCCCCAAACCTATGCATTTCTTAGTTTTCTTTTGGTGTGTCTCTGGTTCGTTTGTACTTTTGGAGTCTTAGCTCACCATTTTTTCATGATTTGAGCATGCTTCAATCttataaatataaagaaaaatgttttaaaagaaaaatgtatTTGATGACTTGACCAAACTATCGTTATTTTTTTATGCTGCATATAATAGCATCTGGTGTTCAATCCCAATATAATGTttactctctctatatatatatcttttaaattaatattacaaataaacaaaaacagACACACTCACACTAATATTTAAGTGATTGGACTCCGATATTTAATTGGAGAAGAAGCGCCATACCTACAGATTGCACCTGGCCGTTGTTTCATGTAAATTATGGAAAATAAGCCAAAGTAAAACTCATTGTTATTAtcattatttcaaaaaataattgcaCACACGTCTTTATCTTGACTAAATTCTGTGTGACTTCCTAAAAGATGTGAAAATTGATATGCCACCAGTTATCCACAAAAAATGAGTCACAAGAAAAAGATGTTAAACTCCTACTTGGATAAATAAGATAAAAGATGACTCCATTTTTGTGCACACTCATACTACTAATCTTCCATTAGTTAGAAATTAATCTCTTCAAAGTTCACAGCTCATTGGTTTAAGATCCCTTCACTGACTTgactagattaaccataaattAAAACATTGATCAAAATCAACAACTTATTTGTAGTTTCCTGGTATATTGTGATTAATACATGGTTTAATACTACATAAATATATATGACTTGCGAACTTTTTTGAGTTGATGGACCTACATTTATGAATATGAATACTATCGGTATGTGTTTACTACACGttgaaattgttttattttctgtgatagtactatatattaattaacaaaatatctCGTGAgcttaaaataaatgaattaggTTGAAAACAGGGTTTAACTATGAAAATTAACCTCTTAATTACACTACAACCAAAGCAAATCAACATGAAATCCAAGTGGAAACTCCAATAAAACACTTAAatatccaaattaaataaatcaagaAATAATTACATTGCAGCTGAATCTTACTTGGAGTAATACATTGCATCTAGATTTTGAAGGATATCAAATAGGTTTGGGGAAATCCCCTCAATCATCATCGGCGACGCAACGTCATCGTAGTCCGACACGGCGGATCTGACGGCCGCCGGGTCGGACTCCTCCCATTCATCCACTTTACCACTAAACTGCCCCAACTTTGTGACTTGTCCCTTCTCCGAGGCTGCATGAACATTGCCCTCCTCCGCCGCGGCCGCCTTCACCGCCTCCACGTCAGCATCTTGGCCGGTGAGTTCTTGCACAAGTGACCGGAACTCCAAGGCACTTGCCTCGAACTTGATAGGGTTTGTGATGTAGACAACCTTAAGTGGCTGTCTTTTCTTTATCTTTGGGCTCTTGTTTGTCTTTTTTGGGATTCTTTCCATTTTTCTGAAATGAAGAAATGAAGTGggatttgtttatatatatagaaaacctAGAAATGAAGTCAAGAGACTTGCctatctttttttctttctttttctcaagTTTCTTGAAGAAGAAAGTGACATGTCTTATAGTAgtattatctatatatataacaaataatattgGTTAGTAAAGGTATTGTTCAAGTTACTCTGCCGACATGTCAAGTATAGTATTGAAATAGTATTGcatcaaaattttcaatattatgTGACGTATAAATAGCTGTTATAATGGCATTAAATGATCTAGTACAGTTTTTGTTACACAGTTTAAGTCCATGAGTCTGCCTAAAATTTATTGTAGGTAAATGGGATCAAAACTTCAAACtaattaataacaaaaataattcaaataacaaGTTTTTACAATTTTCTAAATAGTATTAGTCGCCACAATATCGTTAAATATGTATTCTTCtgtccattttattttaatttcggTTCACGTGCATGGTTTAGTTTAATTTTACTATAGTTCACTAGAATTGATTAAAATTAACTAGTTAGGTTTAATTATTACCCAAAATTGTTTATTTATAAGGGTGGGCATTTCATATTTACAAAATGTTGATTACGGCTAGTAATatcattaaataatttcaatttttatattactAGTAAATGGTGACTGACACATCAGTATATAAATATTGGACAGAACCGCTGCGGTAGAGGGTGGACACAATTTGGCCACTTACCAAATGATGACACttagcatgatttaattggttTCACATATTTTTCAGATAAtaagattttttatttaaaatacaaactaaAATATTCTATTTTTCTAAGTGTTTCACCCATTTCCTATTTTGTTAGGAATCCAATATTGTTTTACTAAATTCTCAAAATTTCTTGGAATCCATAGGTTGTTAATTATCGTAATCTTTAAAATGTTCATAGTGAAATTTTCATATTCTCGTAATGCAAGAAGAGGCAACTCACTGTTAATGGgtgataaaaataaaacgtGAAATATATTCTTCCCTATTTGTTGAAATGCAAAAGTTTTTTCACGTAACTAGTTTAGTTTGCAATTTTTTTGGCATTGGTGTCTTATACAGAAATTGGAAGGGTCTCAAAGCCTTTTATTTTCTTAAGTATTTTGGCTTTTCAACTTAAGGTAACCTCCATGTGGTTTATGGGGATCCTTAATGCCAAGACTTTTGAAGTGGTCTCTCCTATTCTATAAATAGGTGAGTTTGAGAGATGAGAAACATACCAACACCACAACAAGCATTCTATCTTCTCTAGCTCTCTACATCCTAGTTCACAtataggagcattgtctagcttgattctcggaactccatcaagttcgccggtgcctagcgggtttgaggtgcttttacacgctaggaggaggtcgttttatctttgggggcaatacgctattccgtgagcactagccggggcgtaatttgtcttgcggaaagagggatTTCCTCGACTCAACTTATAAATTTGGCTTGCTTTATTTCCGtagtaattttcattcctctttttgttgcaagttttcTTTCGATTGTattagttagagtaccgcctatACACTGCTTGGGAATTTCTTCTCActatttctaacaatcgcaagacaaattattgtactcttctaagacaggGTTATATCAATTGAAGTTGGAGAAAACATGAGCttcaaagctggaatgaagaaacgaacagtacCAATGTCATGagctacgaaatggttaattccttgagaattgtgtttatcgtttgtcatttgacaagcaagaccaatttagacttggtagtagtaattgggatgcatgggttgttgaatataccaatgcatatatggttcaatataattgtgtacttattggtggagacaatattgtgcaaattatttgaacgtgttgttataaactacaatgatcacgaggtggtcgtaatggtctccgatgtgaaccatggtaacaatccaaatgaatggtttgttgatacaggtgtcacatgtcatgtgtgctctgaaagaagcgttttttctacctacaaatctgttagaggtagaaaagtacgtatgggaaaccaagcctcttctaaggtggttggtgtggtaatgtgttcctaaaattaggatctggaaaagttcttacccttagggatgtactgcatgtcccagacatccgaaataatttggtgtcaggctcacttctagtaaatcatggattttcactagaatttgagtgtgaaaatgttatattgaccaagtatgaaaagtttataggtgaaggtcacctagtgaatgggctttttgagctaaatgttacggtcattcaccgtggaaaaggaataagcaataaggaagatgacacatcttcttatttgcttgaaagctcttatttatggcataatagattgagacatgtaaatctaaatgctataaaaagattagtaaatcttaatttactaaaagtaggtaagtttaactcacaagaaagatgtgaagtgtgtgttgaagccaaaatggctaaactgccgttccattcggtagagcgaagcacaaaacctcttgaattgatccatacatatgtatgtgatttgaaatttatgcaaacaagaggtggtaaaaagtattcATCAtgtttatagatgattgcataAGGTATTGTTACcattacttattaagaagtaaagatgaggcaattgaagcgttcaaagacttcaaaaatgaagatgaaaatcaacttaattgtcgaattaagtgtgttcgaagtgatagaagtggtgagtatgtagcgccgtttgcagaattatgtcatgcaagtggaataattcaccaaaccacagctccatattctcctcaatcaaatggtgttgctgaacgcaaaaatcgaacactaaaagagatgatgaatgctttgttgattaattcaagattaccccagaacatgtggggggaggctgtgttaacagcgaatcatatcctgatcaaaattccactaaaaaatagggatgtgactccttatgagttgtggaaaggcaagaaaccttcgtattcatacctcaaagtgtgggggtgcttagcgaaggtagaagtgcctcctccgaaacaagttgcaataggccctaaaacagtcgattgcatctttattggccatgcacataatagtagtgcatatcgtttcctagtccataggtcagttGTGCTTGGCGaggctgaaggaacaacaattgagtcaagaaatgttatattctttgagaatgtgtaCCCTTGCAAGAAGCaggaggatcgttctagtgaaagaatgatggatgaatccactagttctaatcctccaaaaatgacgaggtcaagtcctgaggatatagaaccaagacgtggtaaaagggTTAAAGTTGCTAAGATATTTGGtcccgacttcataacttttatgttggatgacgaaccaaagtcagtggcggaagctttgtctggcccagatgcagcgtggtggcaagaagctatcaatagtgaaattgaatccatcatgagaaataacacttgggtgttagtagatttgcctgaaggctgtaaggctttagggtgcaagtggattctgaaaaggaaatataagcccggcggtactatagataagtacaaagctcgcctagttgtccaaggctttaagctgAAAGAAGagcatgacttttttgatacctattcacatgttacgagaatcacgtccattcgggtgcttcttgcgatagctgctttgcacaatcttgagattcaccaaatggatgtgaaaactgcgtttctgaatggtgatctggaagaagaaatatatatggaacaacccgaagggtttgttgtgcctgggcaagagcataaagtatgcaaactggtaaaatcattatatgggttgaagcaagcgtcgttacaatggcacttgaagtttgacaaTGTGATGTTGTCAAAAgggttcactatcaatgagtgtgataagtgtgtttacattaagaacacagttaacggttttgttattgtgtgtctttatgtagatgatatgttgattatgggcagcaatagtgccattatcaaTGAATctaaaaatatgttgaagagaaattttgacatgaaagatatgggtttagctgatgtgattctcggaatcaaaattaaaaggaatcatgagggaattgctctgacataatctcattatattgagaaagtgctaaagaaatttcactcgttcgattgtgagccagctaaaACTCCATTAgaacccaacgtgcatttgagtaagcacacAGGTGATCCTGtagctcaagaagagtatgcaaaggtcattggaagtttgatgtttatcacaaactgtactcgacctgatcttgcttgtcctgtaaacaagttgagccgatttacgagcaatccaagcaaggaacattggaaagctctgtgtagagttttgagatacttaaagtatactattaactttgggttgcattacacaagatatccccaagtacttgaagggtactgtgatgcaaattggatctctgattcaaaagactcattttcgacaagtgggtatgtgttcactgtggggggtggtgctgtctcgtggaaatcaacaaaacagacttgtattgctcgttccaacATGAAATTTGAGTTTATGCATTgaataaagcaggggaagaagccgagtggatcagaaatttcctagaatgtattccatgttggaagaagccagtaccgacagtagtgatatactgtgatagccaagcagctatagggagagcacatagtggcttatacaacggtaagtctcgacatattcgtcggcgacataataccgtcagacaattgatcacaagtggtgttatcacagttgactatgtaaggtcagttgataacttagcggatccgttaccaaaaggtttaaaccgtgatcaaatgcataaattgctaaaaggaatgagactgaaaaccacatcttaaaaagatgattatagtggtaacccaaccatacgattggagatcccatgggcttggttcaatgggaaaatgaagctatatgaatctagttgtaacactcggaagatttttaatcttcaCCCATTCTTTaaaaagcattgagtgttgtaacatGCATGTGGTAggaggctaagttttgacttttaatgattcttggaaACCTCGAGGGGATGAGTATTGCAGGATACCTGGAAAAGAATCACAtatgtaagtgaagaagtgtgggccgcttcaacatgtgaatcacttatgagtccaaagtggtgttccatggccagtaaaggacacaaacgtgagaactgatgagtttgtgaataatattgtgtcaatattattgtctaGGTAATtcggtatacaccaaggaggaatggttcaaggcatcacgtctACCAGGCCGTcggtatgcccgatagtgttgactatggaaagttcaaagccccaagctactattccaaatgcaatattgtttctcgagaactgagcaaagagtctgcatgcatgcatacacgtcttgtgttggtttgagcttgcagtgctctaaccaatgtgggggattgttggaatcatGTGGAAAATGTGAGAAATTGGAAGGGTCTCAAAGCCTTTCATTTTcttaagtcttttggcttttcaactTAAGGTAACCTCCATGTGGTTTATGGGGATCCTTAATGCCAAGACTTTTGAAGTGATCtctcctatcctataaataggtgggtTTGAGAGATGAGAAATATACCAACACCACAACaagcattctctcttctctagctctctacatcctagttcacatataggagcattgtctagctcgattctcggaactccatcaagttcgccggtgcctagcgggtttgaggtgcttctacacgctaggaggaagtcgttttaactttgggggcaatacgctattccgtgagcactagccggggcgtaatttgtcttgcggaaagagggctttcctcgactcgacttataaatttggtttgctttatttccgttgtaattttcattcctctttttgttgcaagttttcTTTCGATTGTattagttagagtaccgcctgtacacggcttgggaatttcttcccactATTTCTAACAATCGGAAGAGAGAATGTTTGTTGTTGGTGTCTTTTCCATCTACAAATCCATGCCTTATATAGGCTAGAGATGGAGACATGAAAGATCATGACattattgtgtgtctttatgtagatgatatgttgattatgggCAGCAATATTGTCATTATCAACGAAActaaaaatatgttgaagagaaatttcgacatgaaagatatgggtttagctgatgtgattctcggaatcaaaattaaaaggaatcatgagggaattgctctgacacaatctcattatattgagaaagtgctaaagaaatttcactcgttcaattgtgagccagctaagactccattggaacccaacgtgcatttgagtaagcacacgggtgagcTTGTAGcccaagaagaatatgcaaggatcatagggagtttgatgtttatcacaaactgcacccgaccagatcttgcgtgtacggtgaataagctgagccaatttacgagcaacccaagcaataaacattggaaagctctgcgtagggtt from Salvia splendens isolate huo1 chromosome 9, SspV2, whole genome shotgun sequence includes:
- the LOC121747932 gene encoding uncharacterized protein LOC121747932 isoform X1 — translated: MERIPKKTNKSPKIKKRQPLKVVYITNPIKFEASALEFRSLVQELTGQDADVEAVKAAAAEEGNVHAASEKGQVTKLGQFSGKVDEWEESDPAAVRSAVSDYDDVASPMMIEGISPNLFDILQNLDAMYYSNLMFSGGARWPGADSEYRPFDSNTQYDPDFSTDS
- the LOC121747932 gene encoding uncharacterized protein LOC121747932 isoform X2 translates to MERIPKKTNKSPKIKKRQPLKVVYITNPIKFEASALEFRSLVQELTGQDADVEAVKAAAAEEGNVHAASEKGQVTKLGQFSGKVDEWEESDPAAVRSAVSDYDDVASPMMIEGISPNLFDILQNLDAMYYSKCNL